The DNA window TCCGCTTCGGCAATATCTGGCTCCAATGGCGACGGACATATCGGCGCGTATGGCTTGGTGGGAGACGGCTTTTGCTCTAGGCTCGTTGACGAAACAAATGACGGGGGTTAGCCGAAGGTGCTTGAAACGCACCAGCGCGGGAAGCGCCGATGCTCCAATGAGGATACGCGCATGGCCGACTGGTCGCCCGACACCTACCTGAAGTTCGAGGACGAGCGGACGCGGCCGGCTCGTGATCTTCTCAACGCGGTCCCGCTTGCTGAACCATCCCTGGTGATCGATATCGGCTGCGGGCCGGGCAATTCCACCGAACTTCTGGTGGAGCGTTTCCCGCATGCGCGGCATCTCGGCATCGATACCTCGCCGGCCATGCTGGACAAGGCGCGGGCGCGGCTGCCGGGTACGGTGTTCCTTCAGGCCGACGCCGCCAGCTTCAAGCCGGATATGCCGCCAGATCTGATGTTCGCCAACGCGGTGTTTCAGTGGCTGCCCGATCACATCGACGTCTTTGTTCGCCTGCTCGATGAGCTGGCGCCCGGCGGCGTCCTCGCCGCGCAGATGCCGGACAATCTTGCCGAACCGACGCACAGGCTGATGGGCGAAGTGGCTGCCTCGGGGCGCTGGGCCAGCAAGCTCCGGGATGCCGCCCGCGCGCCGCTGCCGCCGGTCAGGCGCTATTACGAGGCGCTGAAGCCGCATTGTCGCCGCCTCGACATCTGGCACAGCATCTACAATCATCCGCTCACGGACGCGGCGGCGGTGGTGGAGTGGGTGCGTTCGACCGGCCTTAAGCCATTTCTTGATCCGCTCGACGATGGCGAGCGGGCCGATTTCCTCGCCGCCTATACCGAGAAGGTGGCCGAAGCCTATCTGCCGCTTGCCGGCGGCGGCGTGCTCCTGAGATTTCCGAGACTTTTCATCGTGGCGACGAGGTAGATCATGGCCGACACTGTTACGCTTACCATCAGTCGCGACGAGGCCGTCGTGCTGCACGAATGGCTGGCCCGCGTCGTTGACGACGAGAACGCCGAGGGCATCGAGGATACGCTTGAAGACGACGCCGAGGTATGGGCGCTCGACACGGTGCTGATTCTCTTGGAACAGGCGCTCGACGAGCCGCTCGACGACAATTTCGACAAGATCCTGAAGGGCGCGCGCAAGCGCATCCGGGACGCCAACGGCCCGTGGCCGTGGGGCGCGGCGGATGAGGAGCCGGCGCCCTGAAACCAGAAGTGGTGCGGGACCGTTGCTGAAAATCCTCAGCCTCCGTTTCTTCCACTATCGTAATGTTCCGATAAGTCTTTCCACTCATGCGCGGGCGATTGCAGCCCGCCATGATGCCAGTCGCCTGTTCAGCGTGGTGGTTGCCACGGCAGGCGATCGCGCCGTCAGGCTGTCTTGTCGTTGATGTTTCATGCCCGGGGAACGGCTGGAACATTGGCCTGTCGTCTTGGCTTGTTGAGTGGAGGAACGATGACACCGACGGTCCTGATTACGGGCGCAAGCCGAGGTGTCGGCCTGGAACTCGTTCGCCACTATCTGGCGCGTGATGCCCGCGTGCTCGCCATCCATCGGCCGGGACCGACGGTGCCGGACGCGCTGGCCGCGCTCTATGCCGCC is part of the Pleomorphomonas sp. PLEO genome and encodes:
- the tam gene encoding trans-aconitate 2-methyltransferase: MADWSPDTYLKFEDERTRPARDLLNAVPLAEPSLVIDIGCGPGNSTELLVERFPHARHLGIDTSPAMLDKARARLPGTVFLQADAASFKPDMPPDLMFANAVFQWLPDHIDVFVRLLDELAPGGVLAAQMPDNLAEPTHRLMGEVAASGRWASKLRDAARAPLPPVRRYYEALKPHCRRLDIWHSIYNHPLTDAAAVVEWVRSTGLKPFLDPLDDGERADFLAAYTEKVAEAYLPLAGGGVLLRFPRLFIVATR